Proteins encoded together in one Candidatus Sulfotelmatobacter sp. window:
- the pfp gene encoding diphosphate--fructose-6-phosphate 1-phosphotransferase, with product MISGAMNAEETLGILVGGGPAPGINGVIASATIEARNHGLRVIGIYEGYRHLVAGDTTHVKELEIDTVSRLHFTGGSYLRTSRTNPAADPESLKRCIHSLDVLGVRYLITIGGDDTTYGATRIAAETRGRIGVATVPKTIDNDLPLPDNAPTFGFETARAVGSAIVENLMEDARTAQRWYLAVTMGRKSGALALGICKAAGATLAVIPEEFGAGPIPLDDVVDTIVGSIVKRLAIGADHGVAVIAEGLAERIAPEELAAVSSVSRDAYGHVRLADVPLGAVLRDATRARLRELGLDTTVVPKDIGYELRSAKPIPFDAEYTRTLGYGAVRYLMNGGSGALIALAGGRIVPVTLDEMLDPQTGRIRVRLVDVTTESFEVARSYMIRLEPEDLQEPRLSRLAARTAMSAETFAERFGRVLRR from the coding sequence GTGATCAGCGGTGCGATGAACGCGGAAGAGACGCTCGGGATCCTCGTGGGCGGCGGACCCGCCCCGGGGATCAACGGCGTCATCGCCTCGGCGACGATCGAGGCGCGCAACCACGGGCTGCGCGTCATCGGCATCTACGAAGGCTACCGTCATCTCGTCGCCGGCGACACCACCCACGTGAAGGAGCTGGAGATCGACACGGTCTCCCGGCTCCACTTCACCGGCGGCTCGTATCTGCGCACCTCGCGCACCAATCCCGCCGCCGACCCCGAGTCGCTCAAGCGCTGCATCCACTCGCTCGACGTGCTCGGCGTGCGCTACCTGATCACGATCGGCGGCGACGACACGACGTACGGCGCCACCCGCATCGCCGCCGAGACGCGTGGGCGGATCGGCGTCGCGACGGTCCCGAAGACGATCGACAACGACCTGCCCTTGCCCGACAACGCGCCGACGTTCGGGTTCGAAACCGCGCGCGCCGTCGGCTCGGCGATCGTCGAGAACCTGATGGAGGACGCGCGCACGGCGCAGCGCTGGTATCTCGCCGTCACCATGGGGCGCAAGTCCGGCGCGCTGGCGCTGGGGATCTGCAAGGCCGCCGGCGCGACGCTCGCCGTCATCCCCGAAGAGTTCGGCGCCGGGCCGATCCCGCTCGACGACGTCGTCGACACGATCGTCGGCTCGATCGTCAAACGGCTGGCCATCGGCGCCGATCACGGCGTGGCCGTCATCGCCGAAGGCTTGGCCGAGCGGATCGCGCCCGAAGAGCTGGCGGCCGTCTCGAGCGTGTCGCGCGACGCGTACGGGCACGTGCGCCTGGCGGACGTCCCGCTCGGCGCGGTGCTGCGCGACGCGACCCGCGCGCGCCTGCGCGAGCTGGGGCTGGACACGACCGTGGTGCCCAAGGACATCGGCTACGAGCTGCGCAGCGCAAAGCCGATCCCGTTCGATGCGGAATATACGCGCACGCTCGGTTACGGCGCGGTGCGCTATCTGATGAACGGCGGCAGCGGCGCGCTGATCGCGCTTGCCGGCGGCCGCATCGTCCCGGTCACGCTCGACGAGATGCTCGACCCGCAGACCGGCCGCATCCGCGTGCGGCTGGTCGACGTCACGACCGAGTCGTTCGAGGTCGCGCGCTCGTACATGATCCGCCTGGAACCGGAAGATCTGCAAGAGCCGCGGCTCTCACGGCTGGCGGCGCGTACGGCGATGAGCGCCGAAACGTTCGCCGAGCGCTTCGGACGCGTCCTGAGGAGGTAG